The Setaria italica strain Yugu1 chromosome IX, Setaria_italica_v2.0, whole genome shotgun sequence genome has a window encoding:
- the LOC101762834 gene encoding transcription factor bHLH96 — MALLDAVVYPQPQGQFGYGHRDASYGLPWSTSDATGFGEWDPFLLATLVQNAEEWGEEVGSKASPEHDAAPSSAAGPSPATTPKRKRRRAKVIKNEEEIESQRMTHIAVERNRRRQMNEYLAVLRSLMPPSYAQRGDQASIVGGAINYVRELEQLLQSLEVQRSLKEHNSNSSNPFASFFSFPQYFATSATHCDAGNHTIEEDTSARRTPSSSVTADIEVSMVEGHASVKVQAPRRPRQLLRLAAGLQQLGLTILHLNVSTAGAMVMYSLSLKVEDECKLSSVEEIAAAVHEILGRVQEEAGFS, encoded by the exons ATGGCATTACTGGATGCCGTGGTGTATCCCCAACCCCAAGGCCAATTCGGCTACGGGCACAGGGACGCGTCCTACGGGCTCCCTTGGTCGACGTCAGACGCGACCGGCTTCGGCGAATGGGACCCCTTCCTGCTCGCCACCCTCGTGCAGAATGCCGAGGAGTGGGGTGAGGAGGTGGGCTCCAAGGCCTCGCCGGAGCACGAcgcggcgccgtcgtcggccgctgggccgtcgccggccacgactccgaagaggaagaggaggcgggCCAAGGTCATCAAGAACGAGGAGGAGATCGAGAGCCAGCGGATGACCCACATTGCCGTCGAGCGGAACCGCCGCCGGCAGATGAACGAGTACCTCGCCGTGCTGCGCTCCCTCATGCCACCTTCCTATGCGCAAAGG GGCGATCAAGCATCTATTGTTGGGGGAGCAATCAACTACGTGAGGGAGCTTGAGCAACTGCTTCAATCCCTCGAGGTGCAAAGGAGCCTAAAAGAGCACAACAGCAACTCATCCAATCCCTTCGCTAGTTTCTTTAGCTTTCCACAGTACTTCGCTACATCTGCCACCCACTGCGACGCCGGCAACCACACAATCGAGGAGGATACGTCCGCCAGGAGAACCCCGTCGTCGTCGGTCACCGCCGACATTGAAGTGAGCATGGTGGAGGGGCATGCCAGTGTCAAGGTtcaggcgccgcggcggccaaggCAGCTGCTGAGGCTGGCGGCCGGCCTCCAGCAGCTCGGGCTCACGATCTTGCATCTCAACGTCAGCACGGCCGGCGCCATGGTCATGTACTCCTTAAGTCTCAAG GTGGAGGATGAATGCAAGCTCAGCTCTGTGGAGGAGATTGCAGCTGCAGTGCATGAGATTCTGGGGAGGGTACAGGAGGAGGCAGGCTTTAGTTGA